The following are from one region of the Methanobacterium veterum genome:
- the hisA gene encoding 1-(5-phosphoribosyl)-5-[(5-phosphoribosylamino)methylideneamino]imidazole-4-carboxamide isomerase, whose translation MLIIPAVDIKDGKCVQLVQGKPGTEQVVIENPAEVAKEWEKKGASILHIINLDGAFGDKEKNIDVIKEIINTVSIPVQLGGGIRTKEDAAELLKMGVDKVILGTMAIENPENVAELSGEFGSERIIIALDSKDSKVVVKGWTEKTEKSAPEFAKIFEKQGAGGILFTNVDYEGLLNGFDTVPLIELLDAVNIPIIYSGGVTSIEDIKKLSLTDAYGVVIGSALYKGKIDFEEALLASKS comes from the coding sequence ATGTTAATAATTCCTGCCGTGGATATTAAAGATGGAAAATGTGTTCAATTAGTTCAAGGGAAGCCTGGAACTGAACAGGTAGTCATTGAAAACCCTGCCGAAGTTGCAAAGGAATGGGAAAAAAAAGGCGCCAGTATTTTACACATTATTAATTTAGATGGTGCCTTCGGAGATAAAGAAAAGAATATCGATGTAATAAAAGAGATTATAAATACAGTCTCAATTCCAGTTCAGCTTGGCGGCGGTATAAGAACAAAAGAAGATGCAGCAGAATTACTTAAAATGGGTGTGGATAAGGTCATTTTAGGTACTATGGCCATAGAAAATCCTGAAAACGTTGCAGAACTTTCTGGTGAATTTGGTAGTGAGAGAATAATAATTGCACTAGACAGTAAAGATTCCAAAGTTGTGGTAAAAGGCTGGACAGAAAAAACCGAAAAAAGTGCACCTGAATTTGCAAAAATATTTGAAAAACAGGGAGCTGGAGGTATTCTATTCACTAATGTGGACTATGAAGGCCTTCTTAATGGATTTGACACTGTACCATTAATCGAATTATTAGATGCTGTAAATATACCTATTATTTACTCAGGAGGAGTTACTTCAATAGAAGATATCAAAAAATTGAGCCTTACAGATGCATATGGTGTAGTAATAGGTTCTGCATTGTATAAAGGCAAAATTGACTTTGAAGAAGCTCTACTGGCATCAAAATCATGA